The Humulus lupulus chromosome 4, drHumLupu1.1, whole genome shotgun sequence genome has a window encoding:
- the LOC133830949 gene encoding large ribosomal subunit protein uL4-like has product MAATAAARPLVTVQALEGDMATDSAQTIPLPDVMKASIRPDIVNFVHSNISKNKRQPYAVSKKAGHQTSAESWGTGRAVSRIPRVPGGGTHRAGQGAFGNMCRGGRMFAPTKIWRRWHRKINVNQKRYAVVSAIAASAVPSLVMARGHRVESVPELPLVISDAAEGVEKTSAAIKVLKQIGAFDDAEKAKDSHAIRPGKGKMRNRRYINRKGPLIVYGTEGAKLVKAFRNIPGVDIVNVERLNLLKLAPGGHLGRFVIWTKSAFEKLDSIYGSFDKLSEKKRSYVLPRSKMVNADLARIINSDEVQSVVRPIKKESKRAPLKKNPLKNLNAMLKLNPYAKTAKRMSLLAEAQRVKSKAEKLDKKRKPISKEEATAIKAAGKAWYQTMISDSDYTEFEVFTKWLGVSQ; this is encoded by the exons ATGGCCGCCACAGCCGCTGCTCGACCTCTCGTCACGGTTCAGGCCCTTGAAGGCGACATGGCCACCGACTCCGCCCAAACCATTCCATTACCCGACGTCATGAAGGCTTCGATCCGCCCCGACATCGTCAACTTCGTCCACTCCAATATCTCAAAGAACAAGAGGCAACCCTACGCCGTGAGCAAGAAAGCTGGTCACCAGACCTCCGCCGAGTCATGGGGTACCGGTCGTGCCGTTTCTCGTATCCCCCGTGTTCCTGGTGGTGGTACTCACCGTGCTGGACAGGGGGCCTTCGGTAACATGTGTCGTGGTGGACGCATGTTCGCTCCTACCAAGATCTGGCGCCGATGGCACAGGAAGATCAATGTGAATCAGAAGCGATACGCCGTCGTTTCCGCCATTGCTGCTTCGGCTGTTCCTTCTCTGGTCATGGCTCGTGGTCACAGAGTTGAGTCAGTTCCTGAGCTTCCTTTGGTTATCAGTGACGCAGCTGAGGGTGTTGAGAAGACTTCTGCGGCAATTAAGGTCTTGAAGCAGATCGGTGCTTTcgatgatgctgagaaggccaaggatagtcatgctattcgtcctggtaAGGGTAAGATGAGGAACCGTCGGTATATTAACCGTAAGGGTCCCCTTATTGTGTATGGTACTGAGGGTGCTAAGCTTGTCAAGGCCTTTAGGAACATTCCTGGTGTTGATATTGTTAATGTTGAGAGGCTTAACTTGCTTAAGCTTGCTCCTGGTGGTCACCTTGGAAGGTTCGTGATCTGGACCAAGTCGGCTTTTGAGAAGCTTGACTCGATCTATGGTTCGTTTGATAAGCTTTCCGAGAAAAAGAGATCTTATGTTTTGCCCAGGTCGAAGATGGTTAATGCTGATTTGGCTAGAATCATCAATTCTGATGAGGTTCAATCGGTTGTGAGGCCGATTAAGAAGGAATCCAAGAGGGCACCATTGAAGAAGAACCCTCTCAAGAACCTCAACGCCATGTTGAAGCTTAACCCGTATGCCAAGACTGCCAAGAGGATGTCTTTGTTGGCGGAGGCTCAACGGGTGAAGTCGAAAGCGGAGAAGCTCGACAAGAAGAGAAAACCCATTTCTAAG GAGGAAGCTACCGCAATCAAGGCTGCTGGCAAAGCCTGGTACCAAACTATGATCTCCGACTCCGACTACACAGAGTTTGAAGTGTTCACCAAGTGGTTGGGTGTTTCTCAGTGA